A single window of Rana temporaria chromosome 1, aRanTem1.1, whole genome shotgun sequence DNA harbors:
- the LOC120937663 gene encoding modulator of apoptosis 1-like yields the protein MDAAAASKWCEDENVPVETGLVIEVKGEVWTEEKLFQVLKTLSTDKKFWVIDTKVDNTNPHTYALCEWRNELPDCFRNPSVRTIDSVELILIHPTGEQDSPTSSSTLSPTGVTGQKEKGSNTTPLKDISPELCAVLREIVAQCKKDSPDYPMTGYRKLRTFSGRHPVPSSEDGFEEWMDHATQALEEWRVPEQHKKQRIMESLRGPVLEAIRNLKLSKDNCTAQDYLDILQNVFGRTENISELHSQLEHCFQKKGEKLSKFVGRLDKILHQILLKKGIDPRAVDETRVQQVIRGAHNP from the coding sequence ATGGATGCAGCTGCCGCATCCAAGTGGTGTGAAGATGAAAATGTTCCAGTGGAGACTGGCCTAGTGATAGAAGTCAAGGGAGAAGTTTGGACCGAAGAGAAACTATTCCAAGTCCTGAAAACTTTATCCACAGACAAGAAGTTCTGGGTGATAGACACAAAGGTAGATAACACCAACCCACACACATATGCCCTATGCGAATGGAGAAATGAACTTCCAGACTGTTTTAGAAACCCCAGTGTAAGGACCATAGATAGCGTGGAACTTATTCTGATACACCCAACCGGAGAGCAAGACAGTCCTACTTCTTCTAGTACACTGTCACCCACAGGGGTTACAGGACAAAAGGAAAAGGGGTCTAACACCACACCCCTAAAGGACATAAGCCCGGAGTTATGTGCTGTTCTGAGagaaattgtggcccagtgcaagaAGGACTCCCCGGACTACCCAATGACAGGATATAGGAAGCTCAGAACCTTTTCAGGGAGACATCCTGTACCATCCTCGGAGGATGGTTTTGAAGAATGGATGGATCATGCCACCCAGGCTCTAGAAGAGTGGAGAGTTCCCGAgcaacataaaaaacaaaggatcaTGGAGAGTCTCAGAGGGCCAGTGTTGGAGGCCATACGTAACCTGAAGCTCAGCAAAGATAATTGCACTGCGCAAGACTATCTAGATATCTTGCAGAATGTGTTCGGGAGGACTGAAAACATCAGTGAACTTCACTCCCAATTAGAGCATTGCTTTCAAAAGAAAGGGGAGAAGCTATCCAAGTTTGTTGGCCGCCTAGATAAGATCCTACACCAGATACTTTTGAAGAAGGGAATAGATCCCAGGGCAGTGGATGAAACCCGGGTCCAACAGGTCATAAGAGGAGCCCATAACCCATAG